The following coding sequences lie in one Arachis ipaensis cultivar K30076 chromosome B03, Araip1.1, whole genome shotgun sequence genomic window:
- the LOC107630633 gene encoding 60S ribosomal protein L31, with protein MVEKTKGRKEEVVTREYTVNLHKRLHGCTFKKKAPKAIKEIRKFAQKAMGTNDVRVDVKLNKFVWSQGIRSVPRRIRVRISRKRNDDEDAKEELYSLVTVVEIPKEELRGLGTKVIEDED; from the exons ATGGTGGAAAAGACCAAGGGTAGGAAGGAAGAGGTTGTTACTCGAGAGTACACCGTCAACCTCCACAAACGCTTACATGGCTG CACCTTCAAGAAGAAGGCTCCTAAAGCAATAAAGGAGATAAGGAAGTTTGCTCAGAAGGCCATGGGGACTAATGATGTGAGAGTGGATGTGAAGCTGAACAAGTTTGTGTGGAGCCAGGGGATCCGGAGTGTACCCAGAAGGATCCGGGTGCGCATTTCCCGCAAGAGGAACGACGATGAGGATGCAAAGGAAGAGCTTTACTCCCTTGTCACAGTTGTTGAAATCCCTAAGGAAGAGCTTAGAGGTTTGGGCACCAAGGTCATTGAAGATGAGGATTGa